The following proteins are co-located in the Syntrophorhabdaceae bacterium genome:
- a CDS encoding flagellar protein FlaG, with the protein METNMVTNIARQVQKVELSFQKTEHKVEQRVILPQTNQIKKEEIRVIKSEEFARAVQEMLDRMNLLRSVKINYDKSVNRLIIKIVEGETEKVIRQIPPEGIVRFLKAFNDMMGMIIDEKV; encoded by the coding sequence ATGGAAACTAACATGGTGACAAATATAGCAAGACAGGTTCAGAAGGTAGAATTGTCTTTTCAAAAGACAGAGCATAAAGTAGAGCAGCGGGTAATTTTACCTCAGACTAACCAGATAAAGAAGGAAGAAATTCGTGTCATCAAAAGTGAGGAGTTTGCAAGGGCAGTGCAGGAGATGCTGGATAGGATGAATCTCCTACGCTCTGTAAAGATAAATTATGATAAATCTGTAAACAGGTTGATTATAAAGATAGTAGAAGGTGAGACAGAAAAGGTGATCCGCCAGATACCACCAGAGGGGATTGTGCGATTTCTTAAGGCATTTAACGATATGATGGGCATGATCATTGATGAAAAGGTGTAA
- a CDS encoding flagellin: protein MAFRIATNVASLNTQRWLSVANTGMSKALERLSSGYKINKAADDAAGIAIATKLNVKAASVSKAIDNGNQAIAMLQTAESGIDGIKNILTRLKEIATQAASDNSSTDRAALDTERTQLEQEINKIAQNTKYGATGLLSGANTISAYGSSLTPAYGISNIDVANAGISATTLFTLTVDDGTGGVTLSITDGTTTQTVNVSKPSNLNTTTANFSELGIKVTINSSVVDISGANGVFTVTVGSSAFTYQLGNEDQAYDQVSISIGNFQADGTILNLSGDITTLANAQTYLTTVDDAITNLNSARASIGASQNQITYHLANLEAMYENTKAAESTIKDADFAAEMANFTKFQIVTQSGISMLAQANQLPQLILSLMR, encoded by the coding sequence ATGGCTTTTAGAATCGCAACAAACGTAGCTTCACTTAACACACAAAGATGGCTCTCAGTAGCAAATACAGGGATGTCCAAGGCACTGGAAAGACTCTCTTCAGGTTACAAGATCAATAAGGCAGCAGATGATGCAGCAGGAATAGCTATAGCTACAAAGCTAAATGTCAAGGCTGCGAGCGTATCCAAGGCAATCGACAATGGTAATCAGGCAATAGCAATGCTTCAGACAGCAGAAAGCGGTATTGATGGTATAAAAAATATCCTTACCAGGCTAAAAGAAATAGCAACCCAGGCAGCCTCTGACAACTCATCAACAGATAGGGCGGCCCTCGATACCGAGAGGACACAGCTTGAGCAGGAAATTAACAAGATCGCCCAGAATACAAAATATGGAGCAACTGGTCTTCTAAGCGGCGCCAATACCATATCAGCCTATGGTTCCAGCCTCACACCGGCCTATGGTATCTCTAATATAGATGTGGCAAATGCTGGAATCTCTGCTACAACCCTTTTTACACTCACTGTGGACGATGGGACAGGTGGTGTTACATTAAGCATCACAGATGGCACAACAACTCAGACAGTCAATGTATCTAAACCATCAAACCTGAATACCACGACAGCAAACTTTTCTGAACTCGGTATAAAGGTAACTATCAACTCATCTGTTGTTGATATAAGCGGTGCTAATGGTGTATTTACAGTTACAGTAGGTTCGTCTGCATTCACATACCAGTTGGGTAATGAAGATCAAGCTTACGATCAGGTTTCTATCAGTATTGGAAATTTCCAGGCCGACGGAACGATCCTTAATCTCTCAGGTGATATAACCACATTGGCAAATGCACAGACCTATCTCACCACAGTGGACGATGCCATTACAAATCTCAACTCAGCAAGGGCTTCAATTGGTGCATCCCAGAACCAGATAACATACCACTTGGCAAACCTTGAGGCTATGTATGAGAACACCAAGGCAGCAGAATCAACCATAAAAGATGCAGATTTTGCGGCTGAGATGGCTAACTTTACCAAATTCCAGATAGTGACACAGTCCGGTATATCAATGCTTGCCCAGGCAAACCAGTTACCACAGCTCATCCTATCGCTCATGAGATAA
- a CDS encoding glycosyltransferase — MIVKNEEQNLPKVLTSIQGIADEIVVVDTGSTDKTVEIAKSFGAKVYFFEWCDDFSAARNESLKHATKDYILWLDADDELAKEEHEIIRRHLKEKPGYALYLHLKNIEDGRETESIQLRVFPNRKGVQFQGKIHEQVYYSIKKLGIPMSTCGATIVHHGYHDKNEMKKKLIRNRMLQERELLEKPDDIIVLFFLSRTLRGLGEIEDALQYINRIINKAKDDPDIQSLDIFKIALLEKASLLSIKGRMDDSLSLLEKWESVCKDKLIDYTIGELYYKKGEYNRAYEKFLPLIDTHFRDEILPIDAKKTKEDLLNYLGISSLFVKDYARARRCFKQLISDYPDNASYHHYLALTEEKAGNIDEAISICTKAINACDNKELFVKRRFLLLIDKGDVNKAMDEMESLKALNNDIEVLTGSFLISCMRLHIEDMQIYYRAIQKAIFLPLKTFPEGYIEIQDRLLSFNENKARSLFDRAIDVLMKSKLSAHEKIN, encoded by the coding sequence ATGATAGTTAAAAATGAAGAGCAAAACCTACCTAAGGTATTGACATCTATACAGGGGATTGCAGATGAGATTGTTGTTGTAGATACCGGTTCAACAGACAAAACCGTAGAGATTGCCAAATCCTTTGGTGCAAAGGTCTATTTCTTTGAATGGTGCGATGACTTCTCTGCTGCAAGGAACGAATCCCTTAAACATGCTACAAAAGACTATATCCTATGGCTCGATGCAGATGACGAGTTGGCCAAAGAAGAACATGAAATTATTCGAAGGCATCTTAAGGAAAAGCCGGGATATGCCTTATATCTCCATCTGAAAAATATTGAGGATGGCCGTGAAACAGAATCTATTCAGTTGAGGGTCTTCCCCAACAGAAAAGGAGTTCAATTCCAGGGGAAAATACATGAACAGGTATACTATTCAATAAAAAAGTTGGGTATACCCATGTCTACTTGTGGTGCCACCATCGTCCACCATGGTTACCATGACAAGAATGAAATGAAAAAGAAGCTCATAAGAAACAGAATGTTACAGGAAAGAGAACTACTGGAAAAGCCCGATGATATAATTGTCTTGTTTTTTCTCTCACGAACACTAAGGGGTCTTGGTGAGATAGAAGATGCATTGCAATATATCAACAGAATAATAAATAAGGCTAAGGATGATCCTGATATACAAAGCCTCGACATATTCAAGATTGCCCTCTTAGAAAAGGCATCCTTGTTATCAATTAAAGGTAGGATGGATGATAGCCTTTCACTCCTTGAAAAATGGGAAAGTGTTTGTAAGGATAAGCTTATCGACTATACCATTGGTGAACTTTATTACAAAAAGGGTGAATACAATAGGGCATACGAAAAGTTTCTTCCCCTTATTGACACCCATTTCAGAGATGAAATATTGCCCATTGATGCCAAGAAAACAAAAGAAGACCTCCTTAATTACTTGGGGATTTCATCCCTTTTTGTGAAAGATTATGCCCGTGCACGAAGGTGCTTTAAACAATTGATTTCCGATTACCCTGACAATGCATCTTACCATCACTACCTTGCCCTTACAGAAGAGAAGGCAGGAAATATAGATGAGGCAATTTCCATATGCACAAAAGCAATTAATGCTTGCGATAATAAAGAGCTGTTTGTGAAGAGGCGCTTTCTTCTCCTCATCGATAAGGGAGATGTCAATAAGGCAATGGATGAAATGGAGTCGTTAAAGGCACTGAATAACGACATAGAGGTGCTAACCGGGTCTTTTTTGATATCTTGTATGCGTCTTCATATAGAAGATATGCAGATATATTACAGGGCTATTCAGAAGGCGATTTTTTTACCCCTCAAAACCTTTCCAGAAGGGTATATTGAAATTCAAGACAGGCTTTTATCCTTTAATGAAAATAAGGCGCGTTCGCTCTTTGACAGGGCAATAGATGTGCTTATGAAAAGCAAATTATCTGCTCATGAAAAAATCAACTAA
- a CDS encoding flagellar assembly protein FliW, whose translation MRLKGKIIGFEELGDYIFDAPFGEESPFRVLQCIDQPVSFIVVNPYFILDDYNFDIDDQVAEELIGRSGEPDVEETIAVLCIVRPDNKTLYVNLRSPIIVNTTKGRFIQVVLQNEGYGVSVPFAIKEK comes from the coding sequence ATAATAGGCTTTGAGGAGCTTGGTGATTATATCTTTGATGCCCCTTTTGGAGAGGAGTCGCCATTTAGAGTGCTTCAGTGTATTGACCAGCCTGTCTCCTTTATTGTGGTAAATCCTTATTTTATTCTTGATGATTATAACTTTGACATAGATGACCAGGTGGCAGAAGAACTTATAGGCAGGTCAGGGGAGCCTGATGTGGAGGAGACAATAGCTGTCTTATGCATTGTGCGACCTGACAATAAGACCCTTTATGTGAATCTTCGCTCGCCTATTATTGTCAATACCACAAAAGGTAGATTTATCCAGGTAGTGCTCCAGAATGAGGGCTACGGCGTTTCTGTTCCCTTTGCCATAAAAGAGAAATAA